The Musa acuminata AAA Group cultivar baxijiao chromosome BXJ2-2, Cavendish_Baxijiao_AAA, whole genome shotgun sequence genome has a segment encoding these proteins:
- the LOC135605191 gene encoding mitochondrial import receptor subunit TOM20-like → MELPQNDFDRIVFFEHARKTAEVVYAKNPLDADNLTRWGGALLELSSFQSGSDSIKMVEDAVSKLEEALEVNPSKHDTLWCLGNAHTSHAFYTPDHEAAKVEFDKAAQCFRQAVELDPGNELYLKSLELSNKAPELHLELQRQMASQQASQGATTASSMKTPKKKKDSDLKYDVLGWVILAIGIVVWVGMAKSHVPPPPPR, encoded by the exons ATGGAGTTGCCGCAGAACGATTTCGATCGGATCGTCTTCTTTGAGCACGCGCGCAAGACCGCGGAGGTCGTTTACGCCAAGAACCCCCTCGATGCCGAT AATCTCACGAGATGGGGCGGAGCACTTCTTGAACTATCCTCGTTTCAGAGTGGTAGCGACTCCATAAAGATGGTCGAAG ATGCTGTATCGAAACTGGAGGAAGCCTTGGAGGTGAATCCAAGCAAGCATGATACTCTTTGGTGCTTGGGAAACGCCCATACATCTCATGCTTTCTACACACCGGATCACGAGGCTGCTAAGGTTGAATTTGACAAGGCAGCTCAGTGCTTCCGGCAGGCTGTGGAGTTG GATCCTGGGAATGAGCTGTATCTTAAGTCACTGGAATTATCAAACAAG GCACCTGAATTGCATCTAGAACTCCAAAGGCAGATGGCAAGTCAGCAAGCTTCACAGGGAGCAACCACTGCTTCGAGTATGAAG aCTCCCAAGAAGAAAAAAGACAGCGACCTAAAGTATGACGTGCTTGGCTGGGTAATCCTTGCGATTGGTATTGTTGTGTGGGTCGGGATGGCCAAATCTCATGTTCCTCCCCCTCCACCAAGGTAA